A portion of the Streptomyces sp. NBC_01335 genome contains these proteins:
- a CDS encoding IclR family transcriptional regulator: MTAETSQTLDRGLRVLKLLADTDHGLTVTELSNRLGVNRTVVYRLLATLEQHTLVRRDLGGRARVGLGVLRLGRQVHPLVREAALPALRSLAEDIGATAHLTLVDGSDALAVAVVEPTWTDYHVAYRPGFRHPLDQGAAGRAILSARQRTVVDHPGYTLTKGELEAGASGAAAPLVGVSGVEGSVGVVMLADCIPERVGPRVLDAAREVADALR, translated from the coding sequence GTGACCGCGGAGACTTCCCAGACACTCGACCGAGGACTACGTGTCCTCAAACTGCTTGCCGACACCGACCACGGGCTTACCGTCACCGAGCTGTCCAACCGGCTCGGCGTCAACCGCACGGTCGTCTACCGCCTGCTCGCCACGCTCGAACAGCACACCCTCGTCCGCCGCGACCTCGGCGGCCGGGCCAGGGTCGGACTCGGCGTGCTGCGCCTGGGCCGCCAGGTGCACCCCCTCGTACGCGAGGCGGCGCTGCCCGCGCTGCGCTCGCTGGCCGAGGACATCGGGGCCACCGCCCACCTGACGCTCGTCGACGGTTCGGACGCGCTCGCCGTCGCCGTCGTGGAGCCCACCTGGACCGACTACCACGTGGCGTACCGGCCCGGCTTCCGTCACCCCCTGGACCAGGGCGCCGCGGGGCGGGCCATCCTCTCCGCGCGGCAGCGCACCGTCGTGGACCACCCCGGCTACACCCTCACCAAGGGGGAGTTGGAGGCGGGCGCCAGCGGGGCCGCGGCACCGCTGGTCGGGGTCTCCGGCGTGGAGGGCAGCGTGGGCGTGGTCATGCTCGCGGACTGCATCCCGGAGCGGGTCGGCCCCCGGGTGCTGGACGCGGCCCGCGAGGTCGCCGACGCACTGAGATGA
- a CDS encoding MFS transporter, translating into MRRRTPFAAVLAANTVSTAGTSLTLIGVPWFVLQTTGSAGRAGIVAFCATLPIVVSALVAGPLIDRLGRRRVAIGSDLLCALAVAAIPLLHRADLLAFWALCALVAVSGFAHTPGNTARYVLLPDLAEAAGTTLARAAGLLDAVGRGSRMAGAALAGVLISLTGPASVLLMDAATFGISALILGIGLRGFRAAAPDTGRQPVSLRTYRSELREGYGYLLGNRLLLGIVLLAMLMNGTDQGWGAVLLPVHAEESLGGATAIGLLTALFGAGGLAGALLYGAYGARFSRRRVLGVCAVLSGAPRFLVAATTHSVAPLAVTMVCAGVAAGSLNPILSTVIYERVPDALRSRVSGALTAGCELAMPVGGLAAGLLVDGAGVRGALLLTGGLFVLATLGPFVFPVWREMDADPAAGVASPPVPPAPRVPPASPVLSSWGRLRRGPGRRARTPRP; encoded by the coding sequence GTGCGTCGACGCACCCCGTTCGCCGCCGTTCTCGCGGCCAACACCGTGTCCACCGCGGGCACTTCGCTCACCCTGATCGGGGTGCCGTGGTTCGTGCTGCAGACCACGGGGAGCGCCGGTCGGGCGGGGATCGTCGCCTTCTGCGCGACCCTGCCCATCGTCGTCTCGGCGCTGGTCGCCGGGCCGCTCATCGACCGGCTCGGCCGCCGCCGGGTCGCCATCGGCTCCGACCTCCTCTGCGCGCTCGCGGTCGCCGCGATCCCCCTGCTGCACCGGGCGGACCTGCTGGCGTTCTGGGCGCTCTGCGCGCTCGTCGCGGTGAGCGGGTTCGCCCACACCCCGGGCAACACCGCCCGGTACGTCCTCCTCCCCGACCTCGCCGAGGCGGCCGGCACCACGCTCGCCCGGGCGGCCGGTCTCCTCGACGCCGTGGGGCGGGGCTCCAGGATGGCGGGCGCCGCGCTCGCCGGGGTTCTGATCTCGCTCACCGGCCCCGCGTCGGTGCTGCTGATGGACGCGGCCACCTTCGGGATCTCCGCGCTGATCCTCGGCATCGGGCTGCGCGGTTTCCGCGCCGCCGCTCCCGACACCGGCCGGCAGCCCGTCTCCCTGCGGACCTACCGCTCCGAGCTGCGCGAGGGGTACGGCTATCTGCTCGGCAACCGGCTGCTGCTCGGCATCGTGCTCCTGGCGATGCTGATGAACGGCACCGACCAGGGCTGGGGCGCCGTCCTGCTGCCCGTCCACGCCGAGGAGTCCCTGGGCGGTGCCACCGCGATCGGGCTGCTCACCGCGCTCTTCGGCGCGGGCGGGCTGGCCGGAGCCCTGCTCTACGGGGCGTACGGGGCACGGTTCTCCCGGCGGAGGGTGCTCGGGGTGTGCGCCGTGCTGAGCGGGGCTCCGCGCTTCCTGGTGGCCGCGACGACCCACTCGGTGGCCCCGCTCGCCGTGACGATGGTGTGCGCGGGGGTGGCGGCCGGATCGCTGAACCCGATCCTCTCCACCGTGATCTACGAACGGGTGCCCGACGCCCTGCGCAGCCGGGTCTCCGGGGCGCTCACCGCGGGCTGCGAGCTGGCGATGCCGGTCGGCGGCCTCGCGGCCGGGCTGCTCGTGGACGGGGCGGGTGTGCGGGGCGCGCTGCTGCTGACGGGCGGCCTGTTCGTGCTGGCCACGCTCGGCCCGTTCGTGTTCCCCGTCTGGCGGGAGATGGACGCGGATCCGGCGGCCGGCGTGGCGTCGCCTCCCGTCCCGCCCGCACCGCGCGTGCCTCCGGCGTCCCCGGTACTCAGCAGCTGGGGACGCCTGCGCCGCGGTCCAGGGCGTCGAGCGCGGACACCGCGCCCTTGA
- a CDS encoding alpha/beta hydrolase, giving the protein MTDTRHDGRGVATVTGGSSGAAGGTTMAASPLGAVVDLLRTSPLDLGGDPDTMRLVFDEMIASHPVPADVRTTAAELGGVPALTVTAGDGEPSGTVLFFHGGGYALGSAAASVGLASDIARRSGTTVHTVDYRLAPENRFPAAVDDALAAYRGLLEGGVPAETVAVGGESAGGGLALALLVAVREAGLPQPAAAAVLSPWVDLTQSGRSHETKASLDPALTRQALTIRADHYLAGADPRSPLASPLFADLRGLPPLLIQAGTYEVLLDDALRLAAKAADDDVAVTLQTFPGAPHVFQGFAAVLAEGARALDDVAAFLRGHLDGRSR; this is encoded by the coding sequence ATGACGGATACGCGGCACGACGGGCGCGGGGTCGCCACAGTGACCGGCGGATCGAGCGGCGCGGCCGGCGGGACCACCATGGCCGCGTCCCCACTCGGCGCCGTCGTCGATCTGCTGCGCACCTCCCCGCTCGACCTGGGCGGTGACCCGGACACGATGCGGCTCGTCTTCGACGAGATGATCGCCTCCCACCCGGTCCCCGCGGACGTGCGCACCACGGCCGCCGAGCTCGGCGGTGTCCCCGCCCTCACGGTCACCGCGGGCGACGGCGAGCCGTCGGGGACGGTGCTGTTCTTCCACGGTGGCGGCTACGCCCTCGGCTCCGCCGCCGCGAGCGTCGGCCTGGCCTCCGACATCGCCCGCCGCTCCGGCACCACCGTCCACACGGTGGACTACCGGCTCGCACCGGAGAACCGGTTCCCGGCAGCCGTCGACGACGCTCTGGCCGCCTACCGGGGGCTGCTCGAAGGCGGTGTGCCGGCCGAGACGGTCGCCGTGGGCGGCGAGTCCGCCGGCGGAGGACTCGCCCTGGCCCTGCTGGTCGCGGTCAGGGAGGCCGGGCTGCCGCAGCCGGCGGCGGCCGCCGTCCTCTCCCCCTGGGTGGACCTCACCCAGTCCGGCCGCAGCCACGAGACCAAGGCCTCCCTCGACCCTGCCCTGACGCGGCAGGCGCTGACCATCCGTGCGGACCATTACCTCGCGGGCGCCGACCCCCGCTCGCCCCTCGCCAGCCCCCTCTTCGCCGACCTGCGCGGACTGCCCCCCTTGCTCATCCAGGCCGGAACCTACGAGGTCCTCCTCGACGACGCACTCCGGCTGGCCGCCAAGGCCGCGGACGACGACGTGGCGGTCACCCTGCAGACGTTCCCGGGCGCGCCCCACGTCTTCCAGGGCTTCGCCGCCGTCCTGGCCGAGGGCGCGCGGGCGCTGGACGACGTCGCAGCCTTCCTGCGGGGTCACCTCGACGGCCGCTCGCGCTGA
- a CDS encoding ArsR/SmtB family transcription factor — protein MTTGEAQDGNGPKAPHPSPDPATAPAPPVGPLDAGALKALAHPLRMRLLTALRDQGPATATALGARLGESSGAASYHLRQLAAHGLVADAPELGRGRERWWRAVHRSTSFDSEDFVGHPDPEVRGALGVFLMETATKHTQELNTWLGTLHEWPEPWQHHWDMSDFRLRLTPELAGELAYKIHALVESYRGRVAEDAEGSAPVHAHVHLFPRGE, from the coding sequence ATGACGACCGGAGAAGCCCAGGACGGCAACGGCCCGAAAGCCCCGCACCCCTCCCCCGACCCCGCGACGGCCCCCGCCCCGCCGGTCGGGCCGCTCGACGCCGGTGCGCTGAAGGCCCTGGCGCACCCGCTGCGCATGCGGCTGCTGACCGCCCTCCGGGACCAGGGGCCGGCGACGGCGACCGCGCTCGGCGCACGCCTCGGCGAGTCCAGCGGGGCGGCCAGCTACCACCTCCGGCAGCTGGCCGCCCACGGTCTCGTCGCCGACGCCCCGGAGCTCGGCCGGGGCCGCGAGCGCTGGTGGCGGGCGGTCCACCGGAGCACGTCGTTCGACAGCGAGGACTTCGTGGGGCATCCGGACCCGGAGGTCCGCGGCGCGCTGGGCGTCTTCCTGATGGAGACCGCCACCAAACACACCCAGGAGCTGAACACCTGGCTCGGCACGCTGCACGAGTGGCCCGAACCGTGGCAGCACCACTGGGACATGAGCGACTTCCGCCTCCGGCTGACGCCCGAGCTCGCCGGGGAGCTGGCCTACAAGATCCACGCGCTCGTCGAGAGCTACCGCGGCCGGGTCGCCGAGGACGCCGAGGGATCGGCGCCGGTCCACGCCCACGTCCACCTCTTCCCCCGGGGGGAGTGA
- a CDS encoding S16 family serine protease: MPLRLTRPRTLALCALPVLALFGTAALAPLPFTLAQPGTTANVLGEAGGKPVITITGAPTRTTEGQLRMTTIVATGPTADVRIGDLADSWFRTDRAVMSRDSVYPTGGSVKQIEQHNLNDMKESQDVAVDAALNYLDREQGSMTFSLDLGDIGGPSAGLFLALGIIDKLDGNGSGGDLTGGRTIAGTGTIAADGTVGAVGGVSLKTQAARRDGATVFLVPKAECGAATAELPKGLKLIPVTTLKGAVSALDALDRGAGVPSC, encoded by the coding sequence GTGCCCCTTCGTCTTACGCGCCCCCGCACCCTCGCGCTCTGCGCGCTGCCGGTGCTCGCCCTGTTCGGGACCGCCGCCCTCGCCCCGCTGCCGTTCACGCTGGCCCAGCCCGGCACCACGGCGAACGTCCTCGGCGAGGCCGGCGGGAAGCCCGTGATCACCATCACCGGCGCACCCACCCGCACCACCGAGGGCCAGCTGCGGATGACGACGATCGTCGCCACCGGCCCCACCGCGGACGTGCGCATCGGCGACCTGGCCGACAGCTGGTTCCGTACGGACCGGGCGGTCATGTCGCGCGACTCGGTCTACCCGACCGGCGGCTCCGTCAAGCAGATCGAGCAGCACAACCTGAACGACATGAAGGAGTCCCAGGACGTCGCCGTCGACGCCGCCCTGAACTACCTCGACCGTGAGCAGGGGTCGATGACGTTCTCCCTCGACCTCGGCGACATCGGCGGCCCCAGCGCCGGCCTCTTCCTCGCCCTCGGCATCATCGACAAGCTCGACGGCAACGGCTCCGGCGGCGACCTCACCGGTGGCCGCACCATCGCCGGTACGGGCACCATCGCGGCGGACGGCACGGTCGGCGCGGTCGGCGGGGTCTCCCTGAAGACGCAGGCCGCCCGACGGGACGGGGCGACCGTCTTCCTCGTGCCCAAGGCCGAGTGCGGCGCCGCGACGGCCGAGCTCCCGAAGGGCCTGAAGCTGATCCCCGTCACCACCCTCAAGGGCGCGGTGTCCGCGCTCGACGCCCTGGACCGCGGCGCAGGCGTCCCCAGCTGCTGA
- a CDS encoding MFS transporter, with protein sequence MTALDPRDADVAPAALPADDIPADARATAARTEGAGEAGEAGDSTGGVLGRTYRALSIGIVSVVLLIAFEATAVGTAMPVAARELHGVPLYAFAFSAYFTTSLFAMVFSGQWADRSGPLGPLAAGISAFAAGLLLSGGATGMWMFIAGRAVQGLGGGLVIVALYVVVGRAYPERLRPAIMAAFAASWVIPSVVGPLASGTVTEHLGWRWVFTGIPVLIVFPLALALPAIRRRASGPADEAGGAQPFDRRRIRLALGVSVGAGLLQYAGQELDWFALLPAVAGVALLVPAVRGLLPTGTARAVRGLPAVVLLRGVSAGSFIAAESFVPLMLVTQRGLSPTMAGLSLAAGGGTWALGSFIQSRPRMEPHRERLMFVGMLMVTVAILAAPSVLIHSVPAWTVAVAWAVGCFGMGMVIASTSVMMLKLSTPQEAGANSAALQISDGLSNVLLLAIGGAAFAALGGGAVGAVHDTAEAGASAAHPGAFAAVFLPMAAVALVGAWVATRVRAPRAG encoded by the coding sequence ATGACCGCCCTGGACCCGCGCGACGCCGATGTCGCGCCCGCCGCCCTGCCCGCCGACGACATACCCGCCGACGCCCGGGCCACCGCCGCGCGGACCGAAGGGGCCGGCGAGGCGGGGGAGGCCGGGGACTCCACCGGGGGTGTGCTCGGCCGGACCTACCGCGCCCTGAGCATCGGGATCGTCTCCGTCGTGCTGCTGATCGCCTTCGAGGCGACCGCCGTGGGCACCGCGATGCCGGTGGCCGCACGCGAGCTGCACGGGGTGCCGCTGTACGCCTTCGCCTTCTCCGCGTACTTCACCACCAGCCTCTTCGCCATGGTGTTCTCCGGGCAGTGGGCCGACCGCAGCGGGCCGCTCGGCCCCCTCGCGGCCGGGATCAGCGCCTTCGCCGCCGGGCTGCTGCTCTCCGGCGGCGCGACCGGGATGTGGATGTTCATCGCGGGCCGGGCCGTCCAGGGGCTCGGCGGGGGACTGGTGATCGTCGCCCTGTACGTCGTCGTCGGCCGCGCCTACCCGGAGCGCCTGCGCCCCGCGATCATGGCCGCCTTCGCAGCGAGCTGGGTGATCCCCTCCGTGGTCGGGCCGCTGGCCTCCGGCACCGTCACCGAGCACCTCGGCTGGCGCTGGGTCTTCACCGGCATCCCGGTTCTCATCGTCTTCCCGCTGGCGCTCGCGCTGCCCGCGATCCGGCGCAGGGCCTCCGGGCCGGCGGACGAGGCCGGGGGCGCGCAGCCCTTCGACCGCCGGCGCATCCGGCTCGCCCTCGGAGTCTCGGTGGGCGCCGGGCTGCTCCAGTACGCCGGGCAGGAACTGGACTGGTTCGCACTGCTGCCCGCCGTCGCCGGGGTCGCGCTGCTGGTCCCCGCCGTCCGGGGGCTGCTGCCCACCGGCACCGCGCGCGCCGTACGCGGGCTGCCCGCCGTGGTCCTGCTGCGCGGGGTCTCGGCCGGATCGTTCATCGCCGCCGAGTCCTTCGTACCGCTGATGCTGGTGACCCAGCGCGGGCTGAGCCCGACGATGGCCGGGCTGTCGCTCGCGGCGGGCGGCGGCACCTGGGCGCTCGGCTCGTTCATCCAGTCCCGGCCCCGGATGGAGCCGCACCGGGAGCGGCTGATGTTCGTCGGCATGCTCATGGTGACCGTGGCGATCCTGGCCGCGCCCTCCGTGCTGATCCACTCCGTGCCCGCCTGGACCGTGGCCGTCGCCTGGGCGGTCGGGTGTTTCGGCATGGGCATGGTGATCGCCTCGACCAGCGTGATGATGCTCAAGCTCTCCACCCCGCAGGAGGCGGGCGCCAACTCCGCCGCCCTCCAGATCTCCGACGGCCTCTCCAACGTCCTGCTCCTCGCGATCGGCGGCGCGGCCTTCGCGGCGCTCGGCGGCGGCGCGGTGGGCGCCGTCCACGACACCGCGGAGGCGGGCGCCTCGGCGGCCCACCCGGGGGCCTTCGCGGCGGTCTTCCTGCCCATGGCGGCGGTCGCCCTGGTGGGAGCCTGGGTGGCGACCCGGGTACGGGCTCCGCGCGCCGGCTGA
- a CDS encoding LysR family transcriptional regulator, with protein sequence MTHIERADLNLLGPLAALLAERHVSRAAELAGTSQPAMSRALQRLRDAFGDELLVRTPGGYRLTPRAERIQRQLGGVMPRLETLFAPETFEPADAAEAFRIAGTDYASVFVPALCRRVFRDSPHSTLDFGRWHDGVFEDIDHGLVDLIFYATRKPSPGLRSEHLFDDRFVCVMARDHPLAHRPGLTLDDYLSSRHVIVATVGGRQTAVDDLLDQLRRPRTAGLSVPYHSVAPLAVPGTRLVATLPHRIAAEHASDPALRILPAPPEIPPLRYHMSWHPRLDNDPAQRWLRDAVRGVLAEPSP encoded by the coding sequence ATGACGCATATCGAGCGGGCCGACCTGAATCTGCTCGGCCCTCTGGCGGCCCTGCTGGCGGAGCGGCACGTCTCGCGCGCCGCCGAGCTGGCCGGGACGAGCCAGCCGGCGATGAGCCGGGCCCTGCAACGGCTGCGGGACGCTTTCGGGGACGAACTGCTGGTCCGCACGCCGGGCGGCTACCGGCTCACCCCGCGCGCCGAACGGATCCAACGTCAGCTCGGCGGGGTCATGCCACGGCTGGAGACGCTGTTCGCACCGGAGACCTTCGAGCCCGCGGACGCGGCCGAGGCATTCCGGATCGCCGGGACCGACTACGCCTCGGTCTTCGTCCCGGCCCTCTGCCGACGCGTCTTCCGGGACTCGCCGCATTCCACCCTGGACTTCGGCAGGTGGCACGACGGCGTCTTCGAGGACATCGACCACGGCCTCGTGGACCTGATCTTCTACGCCACCAGGAAGCCCTCACCCGGCCTGCGCAGCGAGCACCTGTTCGACGACCGGTTCGTGTGCGTCATGGCGCGCGACCACCCCCTGGCCCACCGGCCGGGACTGACCCTGGACGACTACCTCTCCTCCCGGCACGTGATCGTCGCCACCGTCGGAGGCCGGCAGACCGCGGTCGACGATCTGCTGGACCAGCTCCGCAGGCCGCGTACGGCCGGCCTGTCCGTGCCGTACCACTCCGTGGCGCCCCTGGCCGTACCGGGCACCCGCCTCGTCGCCACCCTCCCCCACCGCATCGCCGCCGAGCACGCCTCCGACCCCGCGCTGCGCATCCTGCCCGCGCCGCCGGAGATCCCCCCGCTGCGGTACCACATGAGCTGGCACCCCCGTCTCGACAACGACCCCGCCCAGCGCTGGCTGCGTGACGCGGTCCGCGGGGTCCTCGCGGAGCCGTCCCCGTGA
- a CDS encoding DEAD/DEAH box helicase — translation MTTTASHHLSPAFPGRAPWGTAGKLRAWQQGAMERYVQEQPRDFLAVATPGAGKTTFALTLASWLLHHHVVQQVTVVAPTEHLKKQWAEAAARIGIKLDPEYSAGPLSREYDGVAVTYAGVGVRPMLHRNRCEQRKTLVILDEIHHAGDSKSWGEACQEAFDPATRRLALTGTPFRSDTNPIPFVTYEEGNDGIRRSSADYTYGYGNALADGVVRPVIFLSYSGNMRWRTKAGDEIAARLGEPMTKDAIGQAWRTALSPTGDWIPNVLTAADKRLTEVRKGIPDAGGLVIATDQDSARAYAKILKSVTGEKPTVVLSDEKAASKNIDKFSADDSRWMVAVRMVSEGVDVPRLAVGVYATTISTPLFFAQAVGRFVRSRRRGETASVFVPTIPMLLDFANEMEVERDHVLDKPKKGSDEENPFAEEDKLLADAERLEDEETEEQLPFEALESDAVFDRVLYDGAEFGMQAHPGSEEEQDYLGIPGLLEPDQVQLLLQRRQTRQIAHSRSKPAAEADLLEKPAEARPVVTHKQLLSLRKQLNTMVSAYTHQSGKPHGVIHTELRRVCGGPPSAEATAGQIQDRIKKVQEWATRMK, via the coding sequence GTGACTACTACCGCCTCCCACCACCTCTCACCCGCCTTTCCCGGCCGCGCCCCCTGGGGCACCGCGGGCAAGCTGCGAGCCTGGCAGCAGGGCGCCATGGAGAGGTACGTCCAGGAGCAGCCGCGCGACTTCCTCGCGGTCGCCACCCCCGGCGCCGGAAAGACCACCTTCGCGCTGACCCTCGCCTCGTGGCTGCTGCACCACCACGTCGTGCAGCAGGTCACCGTCGTCGCGCCGACCGAGCACCTCAAGAAGCAGTGGGCGGAGGCCGCCGCACGGATAGGGATCAAGCTCGACCCGGAGTACAGCGCCGGGCCGCTGAGCCGCGAGTACGACGGTGTCGCCGTGACGTACGCCGGTGTCGGCGTACGCCCGATGCTGCACCGCAACCGGTGCGAACAGCGCAAGACCCTCGTCATCCTCGACGAGATCCACCACGCCGGTGACTCGAAGTCCTGGGGCGAGGCCTGCCAGGAGGCGTTCGACCCCGCCACCCGGCGGCTCGCGCTCACCGGCACCCCGTTCCGCTCCGACACCAACCCGATCCCCTTCGTGACGTACGAAGAGGGCAACGACGGCATCCGGCGCTCCTCGGCCGACTACACGTACGGCTACGGCAACGCCCTCGCCGACGGCGTCGTCCGGCCCGTGATCTTCCTCAGCTACAGCGGCAACATGCGCTGGCGCACCAAGGCCGGCGACGAGATCGCCGCCCGCCTCGGCGAGCCGATGACCAAGGACGCCATCGGGCAGGCCTGGCGCACCGCCCTGTCGCCCACCGGCGACTGGATCCCCAACGTGCTCACCGCCGCCGACAAGCGGCTCACCGAGGTCCGCAAGGGCATCCCGGACGCCGGCGGCCTGGTCATCGCCACCGACCAGGACTCGGCCCGCGCCTACGCCAAGATCCTCAAGTCCGTCACCGGCGAGAAGCCGACCGTGGTCCTCTCCGACGAGAAGGCCGCCTCGAAGAACATCGACAAGTTCAGCGCGGACGACTCGCGCTGGATGGTCGCCGTCCGCATGGTGTCCGAGGGCGTCGACGTACCCCGCCTGGCGGTCGGCGTGTACGCGACGACGATCTCGACCCCGCTCTTCTTCGCCCAGGCCGTCGGCCGTTTCGTACGGTCCCGCAGGCGCGGCGAGACCGCCTCCGTCTTCGTCCCCACCATCCCGATGCTGCTCGACTTCGCCAACGAGATGGAGGTCGAACGCGACCACGTCCTCGACAAGCCGAAGAAGGGCAGCGACGAGGAGAACCCCTTCGCGGAGGAGGACAAGCTCCTCGCCGACGCCGAACGGCTGGAGGACGAGGAGACCGAGGAGCAGCTGCCCTTCGAGGCGCTGGAGTCCGACGCCGTCTTCGACCGGGTGCTCTACGACGGCGCCGAGTTCGGCATGCAGGCCCACCCGGGCAGCGAGGAGGAGCAGGACTACCTCGGTATCCCCGGCCTCCTGGAACCCGACCAGGTGCAGCTGCTGCTCCAGCGGCGGCAGACCCGGCAGATCGCCCACAGCCGCTCGAAGCCCGCCGCCGAGGCCGACCTCCTGGAGAAGCCCGCCGAGGCCCGCCCGGTCGTCACCCACAAGCAGCTCCTGAGCCTGCGCAAGCAGCTCAACACGATGGTCTCCGCCTACACCCACCAGAGCGGCAAACCGCACGGCGTGATCCACACCGAGCTGCGCCGGGTCTGCGGCGGGCCGCCGAGCGCGGAGGCGACGGCGGGCCAGATCCAGGACCGGATCAAGAAGGTCCAGGAGTGGGCGACCCGGATGAAGTGA